The following nucleotide sequence is from Dehalococcoidia bacterium.
CTTCCGCGTCCCACTGCTTGATGCGCAGGATGTAGTCGCCATACGCGGCCCAGCGCGTCTCGACGTGGATCTCGGGGTGTTCCTTCTCGAACAGCCCGACGATGCGCTCGTTGATTGAGCGCTCCTGCGGATCGCCCCAGAACGACCAGCTAATCGTTGTCACCGCTGCCGGCGTCGGCGATGCCTGGGCCGCCGGCGGCAGGGTATGGTGAACCGAGCCGCCGCACGCAGTCAGCAGCGCAAAAAGGGGAACTACCAATAGCCAGCGGACGCCCATTCCTGCCACGCCGGGGCGCAGCGGCGCCCTACCAAGTTTACAATTTCCGTACAAACTCAGCCTATCCGGTGACGCGACGCGACGGGGCGTACCGAGGTATCGATCGACGGCGGACATAGGTACCGCTCGGAGGAATCCGGCGCCGGCCGGCAGTCGGGCCGCGGACTACGGCCATGATAGACCGGCCCGGGGCGGCGGACGGCGCAGGGTATGTTCAATCCGGCAAAGACGGCGAAGGATGCGCAGGCCGGCAGATGAAATGGGTCACGCGTGAGAACGTCACGGTCGATCGGGTCGCCTGTCCCTGGCTGATCGCCCGCTTCATCGACGACGAGGCGGAGTTCGGCTTCGTGCCGGCGCAGCAGGTGCTGGCCGTGGCGGAACGCGAGCAGGCGCGCTCGTTCGACGCTCCCGGCGCCCGCTACACGCACCGCGAGGGCAAGTGCAGCTTCGAAGTCCTGATCGAGGAGTTCAACCTCGTCGCGCCCGGCCTCGAGCGGCTGGCGCGCATCGTGCACGCCGCCGACATCGCCGAGGATCTGAACAGCGTGCCGGAGGGCGCCGGCCTGCGGGCGATCGCCGAGGGCTTCGCGCTCGACGTGGAAAGCGATGTCGAGCGCCAACACCTGCAGTGGCCGCTGTACGACGCCTTGCTCGCCTGGTGCGCCCGCCAGGAGGCAGGCGACGTGCAAGATGCCTGAGCGCGGGGCGCGATCGGCGCTGCTTGCAGCGGTGTAGTACCTTGTACGGGCGCCCTTCGCGCCGGAGCATCACCCCGCCATGCCTCACGCGTCCGTCAACGGCATCTCCCTCTACTACGAAGCGCACGGCGCAGGCTCGCCCCTGCTGCTGATCATGGGCTTCGCCGCCAACACCACCGCCTGGGGGCCGCTGCTGCCGGCGCTGAGCAGCCGCCACCGCGTGATCGCCTTCGACAATCGCGGGGCGGGGCGCAGCGACGCGCCCGCGGCCGCCTACACGATGGCCGAGCTGGCCGATGACGCGCTCGGCCTGCTCACGCAGCTCGGCATCGAGCAGGCGCACGTCTTCGGCGTCAGCATGGGCGGCATGATCGCCCAGCACGTTGCGCTGCGCGCCCCCCAGCGCACCCTGTCCCTCATCCTCGGCTGCACCACGCCGGGCGGAACGCAGGCCACGCCCGCGTCCGATGCGGTGATCGCGGCGCTGCTCCAGGCGGCGACCGCACCGCTGGAGCAAGCGTTTGACCTGACCTTACCGCTGATGTACAGCGATGCCTTTGCCGCCGCGCACCGTGCCGAGCTGTGGCAGCGGGCACAGCAGAACGCGCCGCTGCGCGCCGGCGAGGCCGGCATCAACGGCCAGATGGCGGCGGTTGTCGCGCACGACAGCTTCGCGCAACTGCCGCAGATCGGCTGCCCGGCGCTGGTGCTGCACGGCGACGCGGACGAGTTGGTGCCGGCGGCGAACGGCCGCCTGCTGGCCGAGCGCATTCCGGGCGCGAAGCTCGTCCTCTATCCCGGCGCACGGCACGGCTTCCACGTCGAGTTTGCGGCCGGGTCTGCCTCGGACGTGCTCACCTTCCTGGAAACGGCGCCGGCGGCCGCGCCCGCCCGGCCGCGGTAACACGAGGTCAACGGTGCCACGCTCCCCGCGACGCTGGACTGTGCGCGCTGCCCCGCGAAACGTGGCCGCGGGCCTCGCGCCGCGTGCGCTGCTGCGGCCGCTGGCGCTTGCCCTGCTCGCGGTCGGGCTGGTCGCCGGCGTCGGCCAGGCAACGGGCTTCCTGCGCCGCCCCGTCGTTGCGCCAAACGCGGCCGACAGCGAGCTCTCGGCGATTCATGCCGCGCTCTCCGACCTGCAGCACGAATATTTCCGGCCGATCGACGCCGACGCCGCGCTGAGCGGCGCCTGGGACGCGGCGATCGGCGCGGCGAAACCGGCCGGCCCGGCAGTCGCGGCGCTGCCGCGGCCGCGCCTCGACGGCGACGCGGGCGCGGCGCGCCTGGCCTTCGACGCGGCGTTCCGGGCGCTGAGCGCGGCGTCGGCCGGCAGCGTCAGCACGCCCGCGCTGGGGCATGCGGCGATCGCCGGGCTCGCTTCCTCCGTGCACGAGAATCACACCTACTTCATCGACCCGGACCACTGGCAGCACCGCGGCGATACGGTCAGCTCCTACGCCGGCATCGGCGTGACGCTCAACGAGCGGCCGGACGGCGTTTACGTCGGCGAAGTCTTCGAGGGAACGCCCGCGGCGCAGGCCGGCCTGCATCCCGGCGACCGCTTCACCAGGGTCGACGACGCGCTGGTCGCGGATCTGAAGCTGGCGCAGCTCGTCAGCCGGCTGCGCGGCCCGGCGGGGACCGGCGTCTCCGTCACCGTGCAGCGCGGCGCCGGCAGTGTGCAGGTGGCGATCACGCGCGCCGTGATCCGCATCTTCGCCTTCGAGAGCCGCGTCCTGGACGGCGGCGTCGGCTACGTGCGCCTGCGCAGCTTTCCGCCCGCCGGCGCCAGGCTGCCCGACGGCCACACGGTGGCACAGGCGCTCGATCAGGCGCTCGACGGCTTCGAGCAGGCCGGCGTCAGCTCGTGGGTGTTGGATCTGCGCGGCAACGGCGGCGGCTATCTGGACGGGATGAACGAGATCGCCAGCCGCTTCCTGCCTCCCGGCTCGCCGCTGCTGGTGAGCCACACGCGGGGCGGCGACTCCGTGAGCCGTGCCGGCCGCGGCCAGCACCTGCCGGCCAGGCCGCTGGCGGTGCTGATCAACGCCGGCTCGGCCTCGGCCTCCGAGATCCTTGCCTCGGCGTTGCAGGAGAGCGGGCGGGCCACCATCGTGGGCGAGAGGAGCGCCGGCGTGGCGAACGCGGCGAATCTGGACGCCCTGCCCGACGGCGGCGGTCTCTCGGTCACGGCGGTGCAGTCGCTCAGCGGCGTGGACCGTCGCCCGCTCGACGGCCAGGGCGTGACGCCCGATGCGGAGATCGCGGCCAACCCCGACGACGTGACGACCGGCCGCGACAGCCAGCTTGAACGGGCCGAAAACCTGCTGCGAGCCGCCGTGGCGCAGGCCGGACCGTAGGCGGCGCGCCTGCGCCTGTCGTACACGACTACCGCGGGGCGAGACCGGCGGCAACGCGAGCCAATGCCCGGCAGCCGGAGCGCCACCAGCCAGCACGTTGACAGCCGCCATATACTCGTGGGCACGCGGGGGGGCGCCGGAGGAGCAGCAGCATGCCAGCGTATATCGTCTTATATCGCTTCACGGACCAGGGGCGGAAAGACGCGAAGAGCACCGTGCAGCGCGCGAAGGAGGCGCGTGCTGAAAACGAGCGACGTGGCTTCAAAGTGAACGGGTTGTACTGGACACAGGGCCGCTACGATCTCGTCGCGCTGGTGGAGGCTCCGGACGAACAGGCGATGATGGCCGGCCTGTTCAACATCGCGGGAGCGGGGAACGTGCACAGCGAGACGCTGCGCGCGTTCACAGAGCAGGAGATGGAGCAAATCATCAGCAAGGTCTAACCGATGGGTTCGAAACCGGCGACGGGGCGCCACCTGACGCCCAGCGCAGGCAAACGAGCCGGCTTTGAACCCATGTCTCATGAAACGGCAAACGGCAGGGCAACGCGGCGCTCCCCCACCGCGGCTGCGCGGCAGGTGAACGTATCCGTCCTTTGACCGCCTGACCGCCTGACCGCCTGACCGCCGCTCCCTGCGGCCGTGCAAACTGCTCGCTCGCGGCGGACGGGCCCGGCGGCCGAGGTGATTCGCTCTCGCAACCAGGCTGTTGAGGACACTTCCAGACCCCATGCCGCGAACCGGTGCCGGCCCACAAGCCTACAGCAACGCGAGCTGGCGCGGCGCCTCGCGCGGCACGTCGTAGCGCTCGCCCACCGCATGTTCGTCCTTGTGTCGGGCCGCCCGCTCGGCCACGCGCCGGGCGTATGGCTCCGGTGCGTATTTGCCGTGATAGAGCCTGAGATGGCCATCGACGAGCTCAGGAAAGGTCGCCCGCAGAAAGTCGAGGTAATGCGCCCGCACGCCAGCGTCCAGGTGCAGCAACCCGCACCAGAGAAAGCGGGCGCCATGCTCCGCCGCGGCCCGCACCGTGGCCGCGACATGCGCCTCGTCGGCGGTGATGCCCGGCAGCAGCGGCGCCATCATCACCCCCGCACGAATGCCGCGCGCCGCCAGCCGCTCGACGACGCTCAGCCGCTGAGCCGGCGGCGGTGTGCCCGGCTCCGTCAGCCGGGCCGCCACGGCGTCGACGGTCGGCACGCTGATGCAGACCGTGGCGAGGCCGCGCGCCGCCAGATCCTCCAGCACATCCGCGTCGCGCAGCACTAGCGTGCCTTTGCTCACGATCGAGATCGGCGTGCGGAAGTCGAGCGCGGCTTCGAGGCAGGCGCGGGAGAGGCGGTAGCGCCCTTCGATCGGCTGATAGGGGTCGGTGGCCGTGCCCAGCGAGATCGACTCGCGGCGCCAGCCGCGCGCCGACAGCTCGCGGCGCAGCACTTCGGCGATGTTGGTCTTGGCGAGCAGCGCCGTGCTGAAGCCGGCGTCGCTGTTCAGATTGAGATAGCGGTGCGTGGCGCGGGCGTAACAGTAGTGGCAGCCGTGGGCGCAGCCGCGGTAGGGATTCAGGCTCCACTTGAAGGGCATGCCCTGCACACGGTTGAGCGCCGAGCGGCAGGTCACTTCCTGCACCGAGACGCGCGCCACGCCCCTGCCTCCACCGGAATCCGGCGCGGCGATCGTCTCAACAGAACATCTGTGCTGTCAAACGGTTATGTCGCGGAACGGCTGTTGCAGCGCTCCTGCTCGATCAGCCAGCGCTTCATCTGCAGACCGCCGCCGTATCCGGTGAGCGCGCCGGTGCTGCCGACCAGCCGATGGCAGGGCACGATCACGGGCAAGGGGTTCGCGCCGTTGGCATGGCCGACCGCGCGAAACGCCGCCGGCCGGCCGATCGCCGCGGCCACGGCGCCGTAGCTGCGCGTTTCGCCGTAGGGCACGGCGCAGACGGCCTGCCAGACGACGCGCTGGAAGGCCGTGCCGCGCGGCGCCAGCGGCACGGAGAACTCGCGCAGCGCGCCGGCGAAGTAGCCGGCAAGCTCCTCGCCGGTCTGTGCGGCGTATGCGGCCGCCCGCGGCGATGCGGCCGCGTCCGGCGTCTGGATCGCTTCCAGCCGCCGCGAGAACTGGCCGGCCTCTCTGCCAGGTAGGGCGAGCAGCACGAGGCCCACGTCGCTGCAGGCGATGCGCATGGCGCCGAACGGCGTCTCGACGGCGGCGAGCGCCAGCGGCTCGCGTGAGGCGCCGTTCACAGCTTCATCACGATCAGCTCGCGCCGCAGTCCCGCCGCCGCGACCTCGACGCGCACGTAGGTCACGCGCACCTTCAGCTTCTGGCCCTTCTCCGTGGTCAGGAAGAACTCGTCGCGCGGCTCGAAGCGGTAATCCGTGTCCAGCGTGAGGAAGTGCGCCATCTTCTGGTTGGTGAAGGGGTCGGCCTCGTAGATCTCGGTCTTCATGCATCATGCCCCTGAGAACGAATCGGCATGCGCATGGTAACGCCTTGCGGCCGCGGCCTGGGCCGCCGGCTCAGCGCTCGCCGCGCGGCTGGCCCGGGCTCGGCGGCCAGAGCGTGCGGTACGACTCGCCGTCGATCGCTTCCTGCACTTCCTTCTGGTCGAGCCGCGTCAAGCGTTCGAGCAGACCTTCACACTCCTGCAAACCGCGCTCTTGCGCCGCGGCGCGGCAGCGTTCGACGATGCAGCTCCAGATGCCCGACTCGACCAGGCTCTCCAGGCCGAGCGGCCACTGGATGAAGAGGAAGCGCTCCGGCTCGCCCAGGTCGGGCCGCAGCCGGCGCAACTGGGCGAAGCGCTCCTTCGGCGTGTTCACCGGCGGCACGATGCGGAAGAGCGGTTTGCTGGCGGTCCCTTCGCGCGTGTCGAACAGCACGCGCGGCGCGAGATGACGGAAGCCGAGCACGAGCACGTCGCAACGGCCGATCGCCTCGCGGGCGCCGTCCAGGTCGAGGCGCAGGCCGTCCTCAGCGCGCATCGGCCCGCCCTCCCGCCGGTGGCAGGCCCTCGGCCAGGAATTCGGCCAGGTGCTGCGCGCGCACGCGGCTCCTGCGCGCGTGCAGGGCGCCACGCAGGTGCAGGATGCAGCCGGGATTGTCGGTCACGACGAACGCGGCCTGCGTGGCGCCGATGTGGTCGAGCTTGCGGGCGGCGATGCGCCGCGCCACTTCGGGATGCTCGAACGAGGCGCCGCCGCCGAAGCCGCAGCAGACGCTCGGCTCCTCCATCTCCACCAGCTCGGCGCCGGCGACCTCGCACAGCAGCCGGCGCCCTTCGGCGCTGAGGCCGAGGCAGTTGAAGGACTGGCAGGAGTCGTGATACGTCGCGCGGCGCGACGCCACCGCCAGGCTTCCGGCCGGCAGCTTCGCCACGTCGTGCAGGAAATGCGTGAGGTCGATCACGCGGCCGGCCAGAGCCTCGGCGTCTTTGACGGCCGCGTCGCCGGCGAGCAGGTGCGCGTAGTCCTG
It contains:
- a CDS encoding chromate resistance protein ChrB domain-containing protein, translated to MKWVTRENVTVDRVACPWLIARFIDDEAEFGFVPAQQVLAVAEREQARSFDAPGARYTHREGKCSFEVLIEEFNLVAPGLERLARIVHAADIAEDLNSVPEGAGLRAIAEGFALDVESDVERQHLQWPLYDALLAWCARQEAGDVQDA
- a CDS encoding alpha/beta hydrolase; the protein is MPHASVNGISLYYEAHGAGSPLLLIMGFAANTTAWGPLLPALSSRHRVIAFDNRGAGRSDAPAAAYTMAELADDALGLLTQLGIEQAHVFGVSMGGMIAQHVALRAPQRTLSLILGCTTPGGTQATPASDAVIAALLQAATAPLEQAFDLTLPLMYSDAFAAAHRAELWQRAQQNAPLRAGEAGINGQMAAVVAHDSFAQLPQIGCPALVLHGDADELVPAANGRLLAERIPGAKLVLYPGARHGFHVEFAAGSASDVLTFLETAPAAAPARPR
- a CDS encoding S41 family peptidase produces the protein MPRSPRRWTVRAAPRNVAAGLAPRALLRPLALALLAVGLVAGVGQATGFLRRPVVAPNAADSELSAIHAALSDLQHEYFRPIDADAALSGAWDAAIGAAKPAGPAVAALPRPRLDGDAGAARLAFDAAFRALSAASAGSVSTPALGHAAIAGLASSVHENHTYFIDPDHWQHRGDTVSSYAGIGVTLNERPDGVYVGEVFEGTPAAQAGLHPGDRFTRVDDALVADLKLAQLVSRLRGPAGTGVSVTVQRGAGSVQVAITRAVIRIFAFESRVLDGGVGYVRLRSFPPAGARLPDGHTVAQALDQALDGFEQAGVSSWVLDLRGNGGGYLDGMNEIASRFLPPGSPLLVSHTRGGDSVSRAGRGQHLPARPLAVLINAGSASASEILASALQESGRATIVGERSAGVANAANLDALPDGGGLSVTAVQSLSGVDRRPLDGQGVTPDAEIAANPDDVTTGRDSQLERAENLLRAAVAQAGP
- a CDS encoding GYD domain-containing protein → MPAYIVLYRFTDQGRKDAKSTVQRAKEARAENERRGFKVNGLYWTQGRYDLVALVEAPDEQAMMAGLFNIAGAGNVHSETLRAFTEQEMEQIISKV
- a CDS encoding radical SAM protein encodes the protein MARVSVQEVTCRSALNRVQGMPFKWSLNPYRGCAHGCHYCYARATHRYLNLNSDAGFSTALLAKTNIAEVLRRELSARGWRRESISLGTATDPYQPIEGRYRLSRACLEAALDFRTPISIVSKGTLVLRDADVLEDLAARGLATVCISVPTVDAVAARLTEPGTPPPAQRLSVVERLAARGIRAGVMMAPLLPGITADEAHVAATVRAAAEHGARFLWCGLLHLDAGVRAHYLDFLRATFPELVDGHLRLYHGKYAPEPYARRVAERAARHKDEHAVGERYDVPREAPRQLALL
- a CDS encoding methylated-DNA--[protein]-cysteine S-methyltransferase, with amino-acid sequence MNGASREPLALAAVETPFGAMRIACSDVGLVLLALPGREAGQFSRRLEAIQTPDAAASPRAAAYAAQTGEELAGYFAGALREFSVPLAPRGTAFQRVVWQAVCAVPYGETRSYGAVAAAIGRPAAFRAVGHANGANPLPVIVPCHRLVGSTGALTGYGGGLQMKRWLIEQERCNSRSAT